One Oncorhynchus kisutch isolate 150728-3 linkage group LG11, Okis_V2, whole genome shotgun sequence genomic region harbors:
- the LOC109899719 gene encoding zinc finger protein 436-like yields MSSLMYYPPAKEEVCWTEKETIVKVENEEEAVTVKKEVEGVTVKEEEKEVAVKEEDEAFQVKEEDVTVKEDKEEKKNEDAVFGVKEEENDMTVAVKEEEYVFGVKEGEITVTLEEETGDLISTRERPGSYSESGTSPSEEPDPETSRPARPHHCFQCGKRFIQLGHLKEHKRMHTGEKPYHCSQCEKRFSSSGSLKSHERTHSGEKPFQCSQCGKSFTRLGSLKKHERIHTGEKPYQCAECVKSFSWLEHLEEHKRIHSCEKPYQCSQCGNSFTRLGHLEEHKRIHSGEKPYQCSQCGKRFTRLGSLKKHERIHSGEKPYQCSQCGKSFTQLGNLKDHKRIHTGEKPFHCSHCGKGFTQAGYLKSHKRTHTGEKPYHCSQCGNHFSTSSNLKKHERIHSVEKPFHCFHCEKSFKKLGKLKQHEQRHTGEKPISTAPPVD; encoded by the exons ATGAGCTCATTAATGTACTACCCCCCTGCTAAAGAAGAGGTCTGTTGGACGGAGAAAGAAACTATCGTGAAAGTGGAGAACGAAGAAGAAGCCGTCACCGTAAAAAAAGAGGtagagggtgttacagtgaaagaagaagagaaagaagttGCAGTGAAAGAAGAGGACGAAGCTTTCCAAGTGAAAGAGGAGGacgttactgtgaaagaagacaAAGAGGAAAAGAAAAATGAGGATGCCGTTTTTGGAGTTAAAGAGGAAGAGAATGATATGACTGTCGCAGTGAAGGAAGAGGAATACGTTTTTGGAGTGAAGGAGGgggagattactgtcacattGGAGGAGGAGACTGGCGATCTGATTAGCACCA GGGAGAGACCAGGCTCTTACTCTGAAAGTGGGACGAGTCCCTCAGAGGAACCAGACCCAGAGACGTCCAGACCAGCAAGACCACATCACTGCTTtcagtgtggaaagagatttaTCCAGTTAGGGCACCTGAAAGAACATAAGAGaatgcacacaggggagaagccttaccactgctcccaatgtgaaAAGAGATTTTCCTCATCAGGGTCCCTGAAATCACACGAGAGAACGCactcaggagagaagcctttccaatgctcccagtgtggaaagagttttacccggttagggagcctgaaaaaacatgagagaatacacacaggagagaagccctaTCAATGTGCTGAGTGTGTAAAGAGTTTTAGCTGGTTAGAGCATCTAGAAGAACATAAAAGAATACACTCATGTGAAAAGCCCTACcaatgctcccaatgtggaaataGTTTTACCCGGTTAGGGCATCTGGAAGAACATAAAAGAATACACTCAGGAGAGAAACCctaccaatgctcccagtgtggcaagcgTTTTACCCGGTtagggagcctgaaaaaacatgagagaatacactcaggagagaagccctaccaatgctcccagtgtggaaagagttttacccagttagggaaCCTAAAAGATcacaagagaatacacacaggagagaagcctttccattgctctcattgtggaaagggttttacccAAGCAGGGTACCTGAAGTCACataagaggacacacacaggagaaaagccttaccattgttcccagtgtggaaatcACTTCTCCACATCAAGTAACCTGAAAAAACATGAACGGATACACTCAGTAGAGAAGCCATTCCACTGTTTTCATTGTGAAAAGAGTTTTAAGAAGTTAGGGAAACTGAAACAACATGAGCAaagacacacaggagagaaacctatTTCAACTGCTCCTCCTGTGGATTGA